The Euphorbia lathyris chromosome 2, ddEupLath1.1, whole genome shotgun sequence genome includes a window with the following:
- the LOC136217559 gene encoding wax ester synthase/diacylglycerol acyltransferase 11-like — MDEKKKGLKWRKPHLQSIQIKGSSSSTTSQFKEEEEFLSPSSRLLHEPNFNLYIIAISGLKTPIDPQIVKSNLPHTLLKHPRFSSLQVVDEKDQNKMKWVKTQVDLENHIVVPKLDENIENTDKWVEDYIHELSKTTITMSQPLWDMHLLNLKTKDAESVGVLRAHHSLGDGTSLMSLLLACTRQTSDPNALPTIPTAGRSKMKRAQQLKNGRFERFVMGIWWFVGLVLNTVIDVLMFIATTAFWKDTETPLKGGDGVEFTPRRFVWRNLSLDDFKLVKNAMNATINDVALGATQAGLSRYLNRKYGEEKMNEEEEASEVKNNLPKNIRLRATLLINIRPVAGIQALADMMEKDTKAKWGNWIGYVLLPITIAIKDDPLDYVREAKSTVDRKKHSLEAFFTFCIADIFLKLFGIKKASGLSHRAIHNTTMCFSNLVGPQEELTFYGHQLAYIAPSSYNQPHALMINFQSYAQKMSVVVSVDEGTIPDPHQLIDDIVVSFNLIKQAAISSPNLI, encoded by the exons ATGGATGAGAAAAAGAAAGGTCTCAAATGGAGAAAACCACATCTTCAATCAATTCAAATTAAGGGCTCCTCATCATCAACCACATCACaattcaaagaagaagaagaatttttaAGCCCATCATCTCGATTGTTGCACGAACCCAATTTCAATCTATACATCATAGCCATTAGTGGCTTGAAAACCCCAATTGATCCACAGATTGTCAAATCCAATTTACCCCACACTTTGCTTAAGCACCCTCGCTTCTCCAGTTTGCAG GTAGTAGACGAGAAAGATCAGAACAAAATGAAATGGGTGAAAACACAAGTTGATTTAGAGAATCACATAGTAGTACCAAAACTAGACGAAAACATCGAAAACACAGACAAATGGGTAGAAGACTACATCCACGAGCTCAGCAAAACCACCATAACCATGTCTCAGCCTCTATGGGATATGCATCTGCTCAATCTGAAAACTAAAGACGCTGAATCTGTTGGCGTTTTAAGAGCACACCATTCACTCGGCGATGGAACTTCTCTTATGTCTCTACTTCTCGCTTGCACTCGCCAAACTTCTGATCCGAACGCGCTCCCTACAATTCCGACTGCCGGAAGGAGTAAGATGAAAAGAGCACAGCAGCTTAAAAATGGGAGATTTGAGAGATTTGTAATGGGGATTTGGTGGTTCGTTGGGTTGGTTTTGAATACTGTGATTGATGTGCTTATGTTTATAGCGACGACGGCGTTTTGGAAGGATACGGAGACGCCGCTTAAAGGTGGAGACGGCGTTGAGTTTACTCCTCGGCGATTTGTTTGGCGGAATCTCTCtttggatgattttaagttGGTCAAGAATGCTATGAATGCT ACCATAAACGATGTCGCTTTGGGAGCTACACAAGCTGGTTTGTCACGTTATCTTAATAGAAAATATG GAGAAGAGAAGAtgaatgaggaagaagaagcaaGTGAAGTGAAGAACAACCTTCCTAAGAATATTAGGCTGAGAGCAACTCTTCTGATAAATATAAGACCAGTTGCAGGGATTCAGGCATTAGCTGATATGATGGAGAAGGATACAAAAGCAAAGTGGGGTAATTGGATAGGCTACGTTCTACTACCAATTACCATAGCCATCAAAGATGATCCATTAGATTATGTTCGTGAAGCTAAATCCACCGTTGATCGAAAAAAGCATTCTCTGGAAGCCTTTTTCACTTTCTGTATTGCTGATATCTTCCTCAAACTTTTCGGTATTAAG AAAGCAAGTGGATTATCCCATAGAGCGATCCACAACACAACAATGTGTTTCTCAAATCTGGTTGGACCACAAGAAGAGCTGACTTTTTATGGACATCAATTGGCTTATATAGCTCCAAGCTCTTATAATCAACCACAC GCATTGATGATAAACTTCCAGAGTTATGCTCAAAAGATGAGTGTGGTAGTATCAGTAGATGAAGGGACCATTCCAGATCCTCACCAGCTTATTGACGATATTGTTGTGTCTTTCAACCTCATCAAACAAGCTGCCATTTCTTCTCCCAATCTCATTTAA